In Crassostrea angulata isolate pt1a10 chromosome 4, ASM2561291v2, whole genome shotgun sequence, one genomic interval encodes:
- the LOC128180232 gene encoding short-chain collagen C4-like translates to MEFQIFLMVIAVVSVETNNESCKEMLQGYLTGQLSSALGAYQVEALRREFESFSNDVKKTLKEVKEKQVADTQLSQEKRNSSIVYTRWGKDSCPSNAEQVLSGYVGGSWYLHTGAAVNPLCLPKNPEWGIYNDGTDGSKAYIYGGEYQTNSVPSYMKTLHQHDVPCAVILVRKRSIVQMFPARKTCYVGWELEYNGYLMAGYHGYKAGSTYTCVDEHPDTVPGGQADTNGYLYYPVEARCGALKCPPYVEGREIVCVVCSKE, encoded by the exons ATGgagtttcaaatatttttgatggTCATCGCCGTAGTCAGTGTTGAGACTAATAAcgaaagttgtaaagaaatgttGCAAGGCTATCTGACGGGGCAACTGTCGTCTGCTTTAGGAGCATACCAAGTAGAGGCTTTGAGGCGGGAATTCGAAAGCTTTTCTAATGATGTTAAGAAAACCTTAAAGGAAGTTAAAGAAAAACAAGTGGCTGATACTCAATTGAGTCAGG AAAAACGAAACAGCAGTATCGTTTACACAAGATGGGGGAAAGATTCATGTCCTTCCAATGCTGAACAAGTTCTTTCGGGT TACGTCGGAGGATCATGGTATCTACACACTGGGGCAGCTGTAAATCCTCTTTGCCTACCAAAGAATCCAGAGTGGGGAATTTACAACGATGGAACTGATGGAAGCAAAGCGTACATATATGGTGGAGAGTACCAGACGAATTCAGTCCCATCCTACATGAAGACTCTTCATCAGCACGATGTCCCTTGTGCCGTTATTTTGGTTCGAAAACGATCCATTGTGCAAATGTTTCCAG CAAGAAAAACGTGCTACGTGGGATGGGAGTTAGAGTATAATGGGTACCTCATGGCTGGCTATCATGGGTACAAGGCTGGATCAACCTACACCTGTGTTGACGAGCATCCAGACACTGTACCTGGAGGCCAAGCCGATACAAATGGCTACCTATATTATCCCGTGGAGGCTAGATGTGGTGCCCTGAAGTGCCCACCTTACGTCGAAGGACGAGAAATCGTCTGTGTTGTCTGTTCTAAAGAATAA
- the LOC128180223 gene encoding uncharacterized protein LOC128180223 codes for MGLLLFLILLAVAEVETNTGSCKDMLQGYLTGQLSSALGAYQVETLRREFKIVTDQIEKSVNKLDEKTEAALSRHIVNRSSGIVYARWGKKTCPATAELVISARKTCYKGWNLEYHGYLMAGYYGYSAGSVYTCVDNHPDTLHGGRADKNGYLFHQVEARCGSLKCPPYVEGRELVCAMIVALILLIPVIKAVDETNSRSCKDMLQGYLTGQLSSALRREFRTVTDQIEKSVKEIKERIHIDAQKNRDATNNSVVYTRWGKNTCPLNAEIVLSGYTGGSSSGHAGSAADLLCLPRDPEWGVYSDGTDGNKAYVFGAEYETDTSHSNLLKLQDHDIPCAVCLRRNRSVVKMFPAKKSCSKGWKLEYHGYLMAEYHSHAAGTMYTCVDEKPDTLHGGHANKNGRLLYSVEARCGSLRCPPYIEGRELVCALCSKE; via the exons ATGGGTTTACTACTCTTTCTGATACTGTTAGCTGTAGCAGAAGTCGAGACAAATACCGGAAGTTGTAAAGACATGTTACAGGGTTATCTGACAGGACAACTGTCGTCTGCTCTAGGAGCGTACCAAGTAGAAACTTTGAGACGAGAGTTCAAAATTGTTACAGATCAAATTGAAAAATCGGTTAATAAATTGGATGAAAAAACAGAAGCTGCTCTAAGCAGACACATAg TAAACAGAAGCAGTGGCATTGTGTACGCACGATGGGGGAAAAAGACCTGTCCTGCAACCGCTGAACTAGTTATCTCAG CACGAAAAACATGCTACAAAGGATGGAATTTAGAGTACCATGGTTACCTAATGGCCGGATATTACGGTTATAGTGCTGGGTCAGTATACACCTGTGTTGACAATCACCCAGACACATTGCATGGAGGCAGAGCGGATAAGAATGGTTATCTGTTCCACCAAGTAGAAGCTCGATGTGGTTCCTTGAAGTGTCCACCTTATGTTGAGGGAAGAGAACTCGTGTGTGCC ATGATCGTTGCTCTTATTCTTCTGATTCCTGTGATCAAGGCAGTGGATGAAACAAACAGTAGAAGTTGTAAGGACATGTTACAGGGTTATCTAACAGGACAACTGTCGTCTGCTCTGAGGCGGGAATTCAGAACTGTAACCGATCAAATTGAAAAGTCGGtgaaagaaatcaaagaaagaATACACATTGACGCGCAAAAGAACCGAG ATGCAACAAACAATAGCGTTGTTTACACAAGATGGGGAAAGAATACCTGTCCCCTTAATGCTGAAATAGTTTTATCAG GCTACACCGGCGGGTCATCGTCTGGCCATGCAGGATCTGCTGCTGATCTTCTTTGTTTACCTAGAGATCCAGAATGGGGGGTTTACAGTGATGGAACTGATGGGAACAAAGCTTATGTTTTCGGCGCAGAATATGAAACAGACACATCTCATAGCAACCTGCTGAAACTTCAGGATCATGATATACCGTGTGCTGTTTGTCTTCGTCGAAATAGATCCGTTGTCAAAATGTTCCCAG ccAAAAAATCATGTAGCAAAGGATGGAAATTGGAGTACCATGGTTACCTAATGGCGGAATATCATAGTCATGCAGCCGGTACAATGTACACCTGTGTTGACGAAAAACCAGATACCTTACATGGAGGTCATGCCAATAAAAATGGTAGATTACTTTATTCTGTTGAGGCTCGATGTGGTTCGCTAAGGTGTCCTCCATATATAGAAGGGAGAGAACTAGTGTGTGCTCTTTGTTCAAAAGAATAA